GAGGAAGGCCTTGGTGATGGCGACGGTGATCTTGTCATCGGTGTAAGGGACGACAGTGCCGTTGCGCTTGATCACACGCAGTTGGCCGGGCGCGGTGGCAGCCAGATCCTGAGAGGATTCAGCGGCCTGCGGCGCCACGGCCTGCGGGTTCTCGCGAGTAGTGTCGGTATGCATGGAGATCTCCGTGTTCTGTAATTTTAGGTGGGACGACACGCGTGCTTGTCGTGCTCTGTCCGCCATTCATTCCATCAACAACTCAGGCCGTGCGCGGCAGCGACGCCGGGTACGGGGTGTTGCAAGAGCGGGCAGGGTGGGCACGACTTCAAGTGCCGTCCTGGCGCATCAGTCACAGCGGGGCATTACCACACCCCGCCTACTACATATAGTGGTCGACTGGCGGATAAGACCGCTGTCTGACCGGCTCACGCGCAACGTCGGGCGTTGCCGCGTGGCTGTAACCCAGGCCAGGCCTGGGTTAGGGCGAAACGGTTAGCCGGGACACCTGGAAAACCCTGCGAAAAGGGCTTGCGCGATTCGTTCTTTTTGTGTCCGGTTTTCTGCAGTAACCCAACATCTGGTGGGTACTGCGCGATGGGGATACAAGATAGTGCGCTGTTGGAGGCATTGCAAGGCGCTAAAAAAAGAACTGCCTGTGGATAAGCTGTGAGTGCCTTGTGGGTGTTAACAGCGTAGCCCGCGTGTTCTCTGGCTCTGGTTGCTAATGACCGTTCGTCGCTCCTGGCGGAAGGTTTTCAGCGACGTGGCGAAGCTGTTCGGCGGCGCACAGACTACCACTATATATAGTGCTTTTGGCATGTGCTGTGCTTAACCAGGTGCCAGGTCTGGGCGCTGGTTTGTCGCTCGCACCGAGACGCGCTCAGCCCCTAGAATGGCGGCGGTATTTGCGGCACTTGCCGCTATGCGAAGGGGAAAGGGTGTGGAACAAGAAGCGTGGCAGATTCTCATCGTCGAGGATGACCAGCGCCTGGCGCAGTTGACCCGCGAGTATCTGGAGGGCAATGGTCTGCGTGTGGCCATCGAAGCCGACGGCGCGCGTGCGGCGGCGCGGATTCTCGCCGAGCAGCCGCACCTGGTGATCCTCGACCTGATGCTGCCGGGTGAAGATGGCTTGAGCATCTGCCGCAAGGTGCGCAGCGGTTACAAGGGGCCGATCCTCATGCTCACTGCGCGCACCGACGACATGGATCAGGTGCTGGGCCTGGAGATGGGCGCCGATGACTACGTGTGCAAGCCGGTGCGCCCGCGTGTGCTGCTGGCGCGCATTCGTGCGCTGCTGCGCCGCCGTGAGGGCAGCGAAAGCGAGCGTGATGAAGGTCAGCCGCGGCGTCTGCAGTTTGGTGCGCTGGCCATCGACAGCGCCATGCGCGAAGCCTGGCTGGGCGAGCAGGGCATCGAGCTGACCAGCGCCGAGTTCGATCTGCTCTGGCTGCTGGCGGCCAATGCCGGGCGCATCCTGTCGCGCGAGGAAATCTTCAATTCCCTGCGCGGTATCGAATACGACGGCCAGGACCGTTCCATCGACGTGCGTATTTCGCGCATCCGCCCGAAGATCGGCGATGACCCGATGCACCCGCGGATGATCAAGACGGTGCGCAGCAAGGGTTATCTGTTTGTCGCCGAGGCCGCCGAAGCGCTGCCGTTCGGTGATGCGCCGCCGATCCTGCGCGATTGATCGGGCGCCCATGAACTCGATCTTCCTGCGCATCTATGGCGGCATGCTCGCCGCGCTGGTGCTGGTGGCGCTGCTGGGCGTCGGCACCTTGCACCTGGTCAACGAGGTGCGCGGTGATCAGTACCGCGAAGGGCTGGCGCGCGGCACCTTTCGCCTGATGGCGGACAACCTGCTGCCGATGAACGAGGTGGAACGCCGGCGCGCCCTGGTGGTGTGGTCACGTCTGCTCGGCATCCCGCTGGAGCTGCAGGCCCTGAGCGAGGTGCCGCTGGAAAGCAGCGAGCGCAACCGGCTGCAGCGCGGCCACGTGCTGGTGCAGCAGACCGGCCCGCACTCGGCCAAGGTCTATGGCCTGCTCGATGGCAAGCAGCCGCTGCTGTTGACTGGCGAGATCCAGCAGATCAGCGAGCAGTTGGCGCGGGCCACCAACTACCTGCTGATCGATGAACTGGTGCGCTACCCGGTGCATGAGCAGCCGCAGCGCTTGGCTGAACTGAAGGCGGCCAAGCAGTTCGGCTTCAACCTGCAGCTGGTGCGGCTTGAAGACGCCACCCTCGACCTCGACCAGCGCAGGCGTATCGACGAGGGCGATACGGTGATGGCGCTGGGCAAGGGTGGCGACTCCATCTATGTGTTCTCCGGCATCGTCGATACGCCTTGGGTGCTGGAGATCGGCCCGCTGTACCAGATGAACCCTTATCCGCCGCAACTGCTGGTGCTGATCGGCGCGCTGGGACTGAGCCTGATCGGCCTGATCGTCTATCTGTTGGTGCGCTCGCTAGAGCAGCGCCTGCGTGCGCTGGAAAGTGCGGCCACGCATATCGCCAGCGGCCGCCTGGATGCCCGCGTGCCGACGCGCGGCGCGGATTCGGTGGGGCGCCTGGCCAGCAGCTTCAACGCCATGGCCGAGCACCTGCAGACCTCCCTGAGCACCCAGCGCGAGCTGGTGCGTGCGGTGTCCCATGAACTGCGCACGCCGGTGGCGCGCCTGCGTTTCGGCCTGGAGATGATTGCCGATGCGCCCAACGAAAGTGCCCGGCGCAAATACATGGACGGCATGGACAGCGATATTCAGGACCTCGACAAGTTGGTCGACGAGATGCTGACCTACGCGCGCCTGGAGCAGGGTTCACCGGCGCTGAATTTCCAGCAGGTGGAGCTCAAGGCGCTGATCGATCAGGTGATCGACGAGCTGGCGCCGCTGAGCAACAAGGTGCGTGTGGAGTGTGGTGCGGTGCTCAGCGTGCAGGCCGAGGGCGCCTCCTGGGTTGAGGCCGAGCCGCGCTATTTGCACCGCGCGCTGCAGAATCTGGTCAGCAATGCCATGCGCTACGCCGAAGGCAAGGTGCTGATCAGCTGTCAGGTCGGCTACAAGCGTTGCCGCATCGATGTCGAGGACGACGGGCCGGGTGTGCCGGAAGAGGCCTGGGAGCGCCTGTTCAGTCCCTTCCTGCGTCTCGATGACAGCCGCACGCGGGCCTCCGGCGGGCATGGCCTGGGGCTGTCGATCGTGCGCCGAATCATCTACTGGCACGGCGGCCGCGCGCAGATCGGCCGCAGCGACAGCCTAGGCGGTGCGCGTTTCAGCCTGGTGTGGCCGCGGCGTCAGGGGGAGTAGGGCGCGATTGTGTGGTGGGCCCGGTGCGCTGTGCGCACCGATTTTTTGCCTGCGCTGTAGCTCGGATGCAATCCGGGGCGATTGAGCGCGGCCAAAAGCATCGCGGCTGAAGCCGCTCCTACAGAGGTTCACCGGTCCCGTGGGAGCGGCTTCAGCCGCGATAGCTCTATCCAGCCCGCATGAAATCCGGGCTACGCCGCCACGGCCACCAGGCTCAGCACCTTGTTATCGAACAGCGCGAACTGGCCATCCAGCTCGGCGCCCGTGCGCCATTCTGGGTGCAGGTCGATCAGCAGGCGCAGGCGTGCGCTGTCGTGGTCCATCTCCAGCAGCTCGGCATCATGGAAATAGAAACGCGTCAGGGTCAGCGGGTAGAGCGCCTTGAACAGGCTTTCCTTGAGCGAGAAGGTCAGGCTGATGCGCGTGGCGCGGGCCTCGTCGTCCAGGCCCGACAGGCGCTGCAACTCGGCCTGAGTGAGGATTTCGCCCTGCAGGCGCTGGGCGCGCTCTACGGGCAGCAGGCGCTCGACGTCCAGGCCTAGCGCGCGCCATTGCTCACGCTGGGCGACCAGTGCAGCAGCCCAGTTGTCGCCATGGGTGATGGAGCCCACCACGCCACGTGGCCACTGCGGCGCGCGGTCTTCGCCGACGGCCGGCACGCTGGGCTGGCCGGTTACGCGGCGCAGCGCCTCGCGGGCACACAGGCGTCCGGCCAGGTACTCGGCCTGGCGCTTGGCGACGCCGCGCACCGGGGCGATATCGCAGCGAGCGAAGTCATCTTCTGCGAGCAGTGCAGGGTCGAAACGGGTGCTGACCAGCTGCGCGCCGTCCACTGCGCGGGGTAGCGGGTTGTGCGTGTCGAGTGGGCTGCAGCAGGCGGGGTGGTGAGCGTTCATGGGCGCGATTGTGCCGCGCGGCGGACCGTGCAGTCATCTGCCGTTTACATTTCTTTGCAGGCAGGTAACAAAGCTAAACGGACGCTGAGGCTGGCTTTTGTCAGACTGCGCTGGCATTCCCCAGGGAGTGCAGGTGAGGTTGTAGTCAGTGCGAGGGCACTGACGTTTTCTCCGAGTTCGAGAACGGTAGCCCGATTGGGCTGCCGTTTTTTTTGCGCTGCGTTTGGCGGCGCCCCCTGCTGGGCCGGGGCCGTGAAGGCGCACTCGGGTGTGGGAGGCGCTTCAGCGGCGAGCTTTTTGCGGTTGCTGTCGCGGCTGAAGCCCCTCCCACAAAGGTAGTGCTGTTCACACAAGAAATGGTGGAACGCGATTAGCCCCCTCGTCCCTCTGGGGAGAGGAGAGCTAAGCGCGCATCTTTAAATGAACAGTCTTACCTCCTCGTTAGCCAAGGCATTCGCATTTGCCCTGTGGCTTTCATGGGGGGATTTGCAGTCAAATGCCTGTGCGGGCAAAAACCGACTCCCGCGAGGACCATGGACGATGACCCAACAATCGCAGTTCGCCCTGCTCGGCAAGAAGCGCTTTCTGCCGTTTTTCGTGACGCAATTGCTAGGCGCCTTCAACGACAACATCTTCAAGCAGTCGCTGATTCTCGCCATCCTCTTCAAGCTCAACACGGGCGTCGACCGCGATCTGCTGGTCAATCTCTGCGCCTTGCTGTTCATCCTGCCGTTCTTTCTGTTCTCTGCCCTCGGCGGCCAGTTTGGCGAGAAGTTCGCCAAGGACGCGCTGATTCGCAAGATCAAGTTCGCCGAGATCGGCATCATGCTCGCCGGCGCCGCCGGGGTGCTGCTGGATAACCTGCCGCTGATGCTCGCCGTGCTGTTCGCCATGGGCACGCAGTCGGCGCTGTTCGGCCCGGTGAAGTATTCGATCCTGCCGCAGCACCTCAAGGAGCAGGAGCTGGTGGGCGGCAACGCCCTGGTGGAAATGGGCACCTTCCTGGCGATTCTGGCCGGCACCATCGGCGCCGGCATCATGATGGCCAGCAGCAGCTATGCGCCCATCGTCGCCGGCTCTGTGGTCGGTGTGGCGCTGCTCGGCTACCTGGCCAGCCATGGCATTCCCAAGGCTTCGGCTGCCATGCCTGAACTGCCGCTGGACTGGAATATCTTTCGTCAGTCCTGGGTGATCATGAAGCTTGGCCTGGGTCAGCGTCCGGCGGTGTCGCGCTCGCTGGTGGGCAACTCCTGGTTCTGGTTTCTCGGCGCGATCTACCTGACGCAGATTCCGGCCTACGCCAAGGAGTGGCTGTACGGCGACGAGAGCGTGGTGACGCTGATTCTCACTGTGTTCTCGTTGGGCATCGGCCTGGGCTCGATGCTCTGCGAGCGCATGAGTGGGCACAAGGTGGAGATCGGCCTGGTGCCGTTCGGTTCCATCGGCCTGACCCTGTTCGGCATCCTGCTCTGGTGGTTCTCCGGTGGCTTCCCCGAGGGCGCCGCGCCGCATGATTGGCTGGCGCTGCTGGGTTACGGCCAGGCCTGGTGGATTCTCGGTTGCATCCTCGGCATCGGTCTGTTCGGCGGCTTCTACATCGTGCCGCTGTATGCGCTGATCCAGTCGCGCACCGCCGAGCACGAGCGGGCGCGGGTGATCGCCGCCAACAACATCCTCAATGCGCTGTTCATGGTGGCGTCGGCCATCGTCGCGATCCTCTTTCTCAGTGTCGCCGGGCTGTCGATTCCGCAGCTGTTCCTGGTGGTGTCGCTGATGAACATCGCGGTCAACAGCTACATCTTCAAGATCGTCCCCGAGTTCAGCATGCGCTTTCTCATCTGGCTTCTGGGGCACTCGATGTACCGGGTCGAGCACAAGGGGCTCGATGCCATTCCCGACGAGGGTGCGGCGGTGCTGGTGTGCAACCACGTGTCGTTCGTGGATGCGTTGTTGATTGGCGGCGCTATTCGCCGGCCGGTGCGCTTCGTCATGTACTACAAGATCTACGACCTGCCGGTGCTCAATTTCGTCTTCCGCACAGCCGGCACCGTGCCGATTGCCGGGCGCAACGAGGACCTGCTGATCTACGACGCCGCCTTCAAGAAGATCGCCGAGTACCTGCGCAACGGTGAGCTGGTGTGCATCTTCCCCGAGGGCAAGCTGAGCGCCGATGGTGAGATCGACGAGTTCAAGGCGGGTGTCGAGCGCATTCTCGAAGAGAACCCGGTGCCGGTGATTCCCATGGCACTGCAAGGCTTGTGGGGCAGCTTCTTCAGTCGCGACCCGCACAAAGGGCTGTTCAAGCGCCTGTGGTCACGGGTGTGCCTGGTGGCTGGAGCGCCGATTGCGCCGGAGCAGGCCAAGCGCGAGGCGTTGCAGGCGCAGGTGGCGGCCTTGCGTGGGGATTGGCGATAGCGAGGGGGCGTGTGGGAGGGGCTTTAGCCGCGATTCGCCGCTAAAGCGCCTCCCACGAAGTTGAGCTCTGGCTTTCTCAATGGCTCAACTTGAGCCCGATCAACCCGCAGACGATCAACGCCACGCTGGCCAGGCGTAGCAGCGCCATCGACTCGCCGAACAGGATGATGCCGGCGATTACCGTGCCCACGGCGCCGACGCCGGTCCAGATGGCGTAGGCGGTGCCCAGCGGCAATTCCTTCATGGCCAGGCCGAGCAGGCCGAGGCTGATGACGATGGCGGAGACGGTGAGCAGGGTGGGCAGCGGGCGGGTGAAGCCGTCGGTGTATTTCAGGCCGACGGCCCAGCCGACCTCGAACAGGCCGGCGAGAAACAGAATGATCCAGGACATGGTCACCTCCAGTGGCTGAAGGGGCCGTCCCCCGGATGAGCCACCCTGGATTCAGGGTGCGGAGGTCGTCCTCGCGTGCGCCAATATTGTGCATATTGGCGCGTCCGGGGCAAGGTGCACCCGATTGGTGCGAGATGCTGAATCAGTCTTCGCTGTGCTTGGCGTTCTGGCCCATGCGGCGGTACAGGGTCGCCAGCAGCGGGCCGGACAGGTTGTGCCAAACGCTGAACAGGGCGCTGGGCACGGCGGCCAGTGGGCTGAAGTGCGCGCTGGCCAGGGCGGCGCCGAGGCCGGAGTTCTGCATACCGACTTCGATCGACAATGTCTTGCGCTGCGCCAGCGACATGCCGAACAGGCGTCCGGCCAGGTAACCCAGGCCCAGGCCGATGCCGTTGTGCAGGATCACCACGGCCATGATCAGCAGGCCCGATTCGGCAATCTTGCCCTGGCTGGCTGCGACTACCGCGGCGACGATGGCGACGATGCTCACCACGGAAATCAGCGGCAGCACCTCGACGGCGGTCTTCACTCGCTCGCCGAGCAGGCGCTGGGCGATCAGGCCCAGGGCGATGGGCAGCAGCACCATCTTGAGGATGGAGATGAACATGGCGCTGAACGACACCGGCAGCCATTCCGACGCCAGCATCCAGATCAGTGTCGGGGTGACGAGCGGGGCGAGCAGGGTAGTGACGGCGGTGATCGAGACCGACAGCGCCAGGTCGCCACGGGCGAACCAGGTGATCACGTTGGAGGCGGTGCCGCCTGGGCAGCAGCCCACCAGGATCACGCCCACGGCGATTTCCGGCGGCAGGGCGAACGCCTGGCACAGCAGCCAGGCGGTGCAGGGCATGATGATGAACTGAGCCAGTACGCCAAGCAGCACGGCCAGCGGGCGGCGGGCGACTTCCTGGAAGTCCGCGCCCTTGAGCGTCAGGCCCATGCCGAACATGATCAGGCCGAGCAGCGGCACGATCCAGGCGGTCAGCGGCAGGAACCAGCTGGGCTGGAAGAAGGCCATGACGGCGAACAGCAACACCCAGATGGCGAAGGTGTTGCCGATGAAACGGCTGAGGGCAATCAGAGCTTGCATGACGGATTTCCTGGCAGGTTCGGAAAGGCCGGCAAGCCTACCAGAAGCGTCGCTATTTGCCTGGTCGAGCCACGACAGTATTTAGCCTGCAGTGCAGCGGAACGTTAGGCGCCGGCTTGCCGGCGATGCTTTTTCGGAGCGTGCCAATGCGACGGATCGCCAGCAGGCTGGCTCCTGCAGATGCCTTAGAGCGGCTCTTCATCCGCCGGGTAACGGCTGGCGCTGAGGCTTTCCTTGATCTTGCGCAGGTGTGGCTGGAAGTCGACGCCGCGGCGCAGGGTGACGCCGGTGGCGAGTACGTCGAGTACGGTGAGCTGGATGATGCGCGAGGTCATCGGCATGTAGATATCGGTGTCTTCCGGCAGCGGAATGTCCAGGCTCAGGGTGCTGGCCTTGGCCAGCGGCGAGCCGGCGGCGGTGAGGCCGAGCACCGAAGCGCCGTTCTCGCGCGCCAGGCGCGCCACTTCCACCAACTCGCGGGTGCGCCCGGTGTAGGAAATGATCACGAACAGATCGCCGGTGTGCGCCACCGAAGCGATCATGCGCTGCATCAGCACGTCGGAGTGTGCAGAGACCGCGAGGTTGAAGCGAAAGAACTTGTGCTGTGCGTCCAGCGCTACCGAGGCCGAGGCGCCGAGGCCGAAGAAGTGGATCTGCCGCGCCTGGATCAGCAGGTCGACGGCGCGGCTGACGTGCTGCGGGTCGAGGCTCTGGCAGGCGCTGTCCAGCGAGGCGATGGTGCTGCCGAAAATCTTGCGCGTGTAAGCCTCGGGGCCGTCGTCGGCCGATACCGCGCGGCTGACGTAGGCGGCGCCGCTGGCCAGGCTCTGCGCCAGCTGCATCTTCAGTTCCGGATAGCCGTTGGCGCCGAACGAGCGGCAGAAACGGTTGACCGTCGGCTCACTGACGGCGGCGGCCTGTGCCAGCGCAGCGATACTGAAGCGTGTGGCTTGCTGCGGGTCGTGCAGGATCACTTCGGCGACCTTGCGTTCGGCCTTGTTCAGGTCGTCCAGGCGGCTCTGGATCTGTTCCAGCAGGTTGCGCACGCGGTCCATAAGGGCTCCTAACAGGCGGTTGAACGGGCTTGGCGACAGGCGATGGGCGGTAAAACAACCGGCCTATCCTACTGATGCCGCCCCGTGGCCACCACTGACTTATCGGATGTAGTGAATAATGTTGTTGCTATCACAACATTTTTCCTTGATAAAAGCAGTATCACCCGGTATTTCTAGTGCATCTTGATAAAAGAACAAACTCATGCCTGCGATGAAGCTTGAATCCTGCACCTTTGCCTTGTTCGGCGCGCTGGGCGATCTGGCCTTGCGCAAGTTGTTTCCCGCGCTTTACCAGCTCGATCGCGCCGGTTTGCTGCACGATGGCACGCGCATCCTCGCCCTGGCCCGTGAAACGGGCGAGCCGAGTGGTCACCTGCGCGCCATCGAACAGGCGTTGCGCCTGCACGTACCAGCCAAGGAGCTGACGGAAACCGACATGGCGCGGTTTCTGGCGCGCCTGAGCTACCTGAGCATGGACTTCCTCAAGGCCGACGATTATGCGGCGTTGCTCGAGCATGTGAGCCCGCAGGATCAGTTGATCGCCTACTTCGCCACGCCGGCCTCGGTATACGGTGGCATCTGCGCCAACCTGGCTGCCGTGGGGTTGGAAGAGGGCACGCGGGTGGTGCTGGAGAAACCGATCGGCCACGACCTCTCGTCCTCGCGTGCGGTCAACGATGCCGTGGCTCAGGTGTTCCCGGAAAACCGCGTCTATCGCATCGACCATTACCTAGGCAAGGAGACGGTGCAGAACCTGATTGCCCTGCGTTTTGCCAACAGCCTGTTCGAAACCCAGTGGAACCAGAACCACATCTCCCACGTGGAAATCACCGTGGCCGAGAAGGTCGGTATCGAAGGGCGCTGGGGTTACTTCGATCAGGCCGGGCAACTGCGCGACATGATCCAGAACCACTTGCTGCAACTGCTCTGCCTGATCGCCATGGACCCGCCCAGCGACCTGTCGGCCGACAGCATCCGTGATGAGAAGGTCAAGGTGCTCAAGGCGCTGGAGCCGA
The genomic region above belongs to Pseudomonas sediminis and contains:
- a CDS encoding MFS transporter, translating into MTQQSQFALLGKKRFLPFFVTQLLGAFNDNIFKQSLILAILFKLNTGVDRDLLVNLCALLFILPFFLFSALGGQFGEKFAKDALIRKIKFAEIGIMLAGAAGVLLDNLPLMLAVLFAMGTQSALFGPVKYSILPQHLKEQELVGGNALVEMGTFLAILAGTIGAGIMMASSSYAPIVAGSVVGVALLGYLASHGIPKASAAMPELPLDWNIFRQSWVIMKLGLGQRPAVSRSLVGNSWFWFLGAIYLTQIPAYAKEWLYGDESVVTLILTVFSLGIGLGSMLCERMSGHKVEIGLVPFGSIGLTLFGILLWWFSGGFPEGAAPHDWLALLGYGQAWWILGCILGIGLFGGFYIVPLYALIQSRTAEHERARVIAANNILNALFMVASAIVAILFLSVAGLSIPQLFLVVSLMNIAVNSYIFKIVPEFSMRFLIWLLGHSMYRVEHKGLDAIPDEGAAVLVCNHVSFVDALLIGGAIRRPVRFVMYYKIYDLPVLNFVFRTAGTVPIAGRNEDLLIYDAAFKKIAEYLRNGELVCIFPEGKLSADGEIDEFKAGVERILEENPVPVIPMALQGLWGSFFSRDPHKGLFKRLWSRVCLVAGAPIAPEQAKREALQAQVAALRGDWR
- a CDS encoding winged helix-turn-helix domain-containing protein is translated as MEQEAWQILIVEDDQRLAQLTREYLEGNGLRVAIEADGARAAARILAEQPHLVILDLMLPGEDGLSICRKVRSGYKGPILMLTARTDDMDQVLGLEMGADDYVCKPVRPRVLLARIRALLRRREGSESERDEGQPRRLQFGALAIDSAMREAWLGEQGIELTSAEFDLLWLLAANAGRILSREEIFNSLRGIEYDGQDRSIDVRISRIRPKIGDDPMHPRMIKTVRSKGYLFVAEAAEALPFGDAPPILRD
- the zwf gene encoding glucose-6-phosphate dehydrogenase; this translates as MPAMKLESCTFALFGALGDLALRKLFPALYQLDRAGLLHDGTRILALARETGEPSGHLRAIEQALRLHVPAKELTETDMARFLARLSYLSMDFLKADDYAALLEHVSPQDQLIAYFATPASVYGGICANLAAVGLEEGTRVVLEKPIGHDLSSSRAVNDAVAQVFPENRVYRIDHYLGKETVQNLIALRFANSLFETQWNQNHISHVEITVAEKVGIEGRWGYFDQAGQLRDMIQNHLLQLLCLIAMDPPSDLSADSIRDEKVKVLKALEPINVEQLGQRVVRGQYVAGSSDGRAVPGYLEEENSNTQSDTETFVALRADIRNWRWAGVPFYLRTGKRMPQKLSQIVIHFKAPPHYIFAPEQRQLIGNKLIIRLQPDEGIALQVLTKDQGLDKGMQLRSGPLQLSFSDTYRSARIPDAYERLLLEVMRGNQNLFVRKDEIEYAWQWCDQLIDGWQRLGEAPKPYTAGSWGPMASVALITRDGRSWYGDL
- a CDS encoding bile acid:sodium symporter family protein yields the protein MQALIALSRFIGNTFAIWVLLFAVMAFFQPSWFLPLTAWIVPLLGLIMFGMGLTLKGADFQEVARRPLAVLLGVLAQFIIMPCTAWLLCQAFALPPEIAVGVILVGCCPGGTASNVITWFARGDLALSVSITAVTTLLAPLVTPTLIWMLASEWLPVSFSAMFISILKMVLLPIALGLIAQRLLGERVKTAVEVLPLISVVSIVAIVAAVVAASQGKIAESGLLIMAVVILHNGIGLGLGYLAGRLFGMSLAQRKTLSIEVGMQNSGLGAALASAHFSPLAAVPSALFSVWHNLSGPLLATLYRRMGQNAKHSED
- the sugE gene encoding quaternary ammonium compound efflux SMR transporter SugE is translated as MSWIILFLAGLFEVGWAVGLKYTDGFTRPLPTLLTVSAIVISLGLLGLAMKELPLGTAYAIWTGVGAVGTVIAGIILFGESMALLRLASVALIVCGLIGLKLSH
- a CDS encoding MurR/RpiR family transcriptional regulator; translation: MRNLLEQIQSRLDDLNKAERKVAEVILHDPQQATRFSIAALAQAAAVSEPTVNRFCRSFGANGYPELKMQLAQSLASGAAYVSRAVSADDGPEAYTRKIFGSTIASLDSACQSLDPQHVSRAVDLLIQARQIHFFGLGASASVALDAQHKFFRFNLAVSAHSDVLMQRMIASVAHTGDLFVIISYTGRTRELVEVARLARENGASVLGLTAAGSPLAKASTLSLDIPLPEDTDIYMPMTSRIIQLTVLDVLATGVTLRRGVDFQPHLRKIKESLSASRYPADEEPL
- a CDS encoding 4'-phosphopantetheinyl transferase family protein, yielding MNAHHPACCSPLDTHNPLPRAVDGAQLVSTRFDPALLAEDDFARCDIAPVRGVAKRQAEYLAGRLCAREALRRVTGQPSVPAVGEDRAPQWPRGVVGSITHGDNWAAALVAQREQWRALGLDVERLLPVERAQRLQGEILTQAELQRLSGLDDEARATRISLTFSLKESLFKALYPLTLTRFYFHDAELLEMDHDSARLRLLIDLHPEWRTGAELDGQFALFDNKVLSLVAVAA
- a CDS encoding ATP-binding protein, whose translation is MNSIFLRIYGGMLAALVLVALLGVGTLHLVNEVRGDQYREGLARGTFRLMADNLLPMNEVERRRALVVWSRLLGIPLELQALSEVPLESSERNRLQRGHVLVQQTGPHSAKVYGLLDGKQPLLLTGEIQQISEQLARATNYLLIDELVRYPVHEQPQRLAELKAAKQFGFNLQLVRLEDATLDLDQRRRIDEGDTVMALGKGGDSIYVFSGIVDTPWVLEIGPLYQMNPYPPQLLVLIGALGLSLIGLIVYLLVRSLEQRLRALESAATHIASGRLDARVPTRGADSVGRLASSFNAMAEHLQTSLSTQRELVRAVSHELRTPVARLRFGLEMIADAPNESARRKYMDGMDSDIQDLDKLVDEMLTYARLEQGSPALNFQQVELKALIDQVIDELAPLSNKVRVECGAVLSVQAEGASWVEAEPRYLHRALQNLVSNAMRYAEGKVLISCQVGYKRCRIDVEDDGPGVPEEAWERLFSPFLRLDDSRTRASGGHGLGLSIVRRIIYWHGGRAQIGRSDSLGGARFSLVWPRRQGE